One window of the Triticum dicoccoides isolate Atlit2015 ecotype Zavitan chromosome 3B, WEW_v2.0, whole genome shotgun sequence genome contains the following:
- the LOC119276019 gene encoding uncharacterized protein LOC119276019 isoform X2 — MVPTAGARATGTTSRRRHGPCRRRHAIATTSHSCRGPHHWCAPCRRRHAIATTSHSCRGPHRWCAPRHLHLPQPPWPRHRGAPCHNHRRWTPSPCPPHASASETSSDMTLASLNYQAPPSARLLPLTTAGLLPRENPFSSFRAQRRSPFQFKMSSSRCPSRFPFVGQVRLPVRREQFLKSGQWLQLTINSVGHSL, encoded by the exons ATGGTCCCTACCGCCGGTGCGCGCGCCACCGGTACCACCTCCCGCAGGCGCCATGGTCCCTGCCGTCGGCGCCACGCCATCGCCACCACCTCCCACAGCTGCCGCGGCCCCCATCACTGGTGCGCCCCATGCCGTCGGCGCCACGCCATCGCCACCACCTCCCACAGCTGCCGCGGCCCCCATCGCTGGTGCGCCCCCCGCCATCTCCACCTCCCACAACCTCCATGGCCCCGTCACCGGGGCGCGCCCTGCCACAACCACCGCCGTTGGACGCCGTCGCCATGCCCCCCGCACGCCAGCGCCTCCGAGACCTCGTCCGACATGACCCTTGCATCCCTGAACTACCAAGCGCCGCCCAGCGCCCGGCTTCTTCCCCTGACCACCGCCGGCCTCCTGCCCCGGGAAAACCCCTTCTCTTCCTTCCGGGCGCAACGGCGATCTCCTTTTCAGTTCAAAATGAGCTCTAGCCGCTGTCCAAGTCGATTCCCATTCGTGGGACAAGTCCGACTACCTGTG CGGCGCGAGCAATTCCTCAAGTCCGGCCAGTGGCTGCAGCTCACCATCAACTCCGTCGGGCACTCGTTGTAG
- the LOC119276019 gene encoding uncharacterized protein LOC119276019 isoform X1 produces MVPTAGARATGTTSRRRHGPCRRRHAIATTSHSCRGPHHWCAPCRRRHAIATTSHSCRGPHRWCAPRHLHLPQPPWPRHRGAPCHNHRRWTPSPCPPHASASETSSDMTLASLNYQAPPSARLLPLTTAGLLPRENPFSSFRAQRRSPFQFKMSSSRCPSRFPFVGQVRLPVVHDLEIDRREQFLKSGQWLQLTINSVGHSL; encoded by the exons ATGGTCCCTACCGCCGGTGCGCGCGCCACCGGTACCACCTCCCGCAGGCGCCATGGTCCCTGCCGTCGGCGCCACGCCATCGCCACCACCTCCCACAGCTGCCGCGGCCCCCATCACTGGTGCGCCCCATGCCGTCGGCGCCACGCCATCGCCACCACCTCCCACAGCTGCCGCGGCCCCCATCGCTGGTGCGCCCCCCGCCATCTCCACCTCCCACAACCTCCATGGCCCCGTCACCGGGGCGCGCCCTGCCACAACCACCGCCGTTGGACGCCGTCGCCATGCCCCCCGCACGCCAGCGCCTCCGAGACCTCGTCCGACATGACCCTTGCATCCCTGAACTACCAAGCGCCGCCCAGCGCCCGGCTTCTTCCCCTGACCACCGCCGGCCTCCTGCCCCGGGAAAACCCCTTCTCTTCCTTCCGGGCGCAACGGCGATCTCCTTTTCAGTTCAAAATGAGCTCTAGCCGCTGTCCAAGTCGATTCCCATTCGTGGGACAAGTCCGACTACCTGTGGTACACGATCTAGAGATTGAC CGGCGCGAGCAATTCCTCAAGTCCGGCCAGTGGCTGCAGCTCACCATCAACTCCGTCGGGCACTCGTTGTAG
- the LOC119276019 gene encoding atherin-like isoform X3, which translates to MVPAVGATPSPPPPTAAAAPITGAPHAVGATPSPPPPTAAAAPIAAARAIPQVRPVAAAHHQLRRALVVGVRQRPILRCGTSLAQRQPPPSKLSTGRRPSRAPVSVSLDISPE; encoded by the exons ATGGTCCCTGCCGTCGGCGCCACGCCATCGCCACCACCTCCCACAGCTGCCGCGGCCCCCATCACTGGTGCGCCCCATGCCGTCGGCGCCACGCCATCGCCACCACCTCCCACAGCTGCCGCGGCCCCCATCGCTG CGGCGCGAGCAATTCCTCAAGTCCGGCCAGTGGCTGCAGCTCACCATCAACTCCGTCGGGCACTCGTTGTAGGTGTTCGTCAACGGCCAATTCTTCG GTGCGGAACCTCCCTAGCGCAACGGCAGCCTCCTCCATCAAAGTTGAGCACTGGGCGTCGTCCGAGTAGAGCTCCAGTTTCTGTAAGTTTAGATATATCACCTGAATAA
- the LOC119276019 gene encoding atherin-like isoform X4 has protein sequence MVPAVGATPSPPPPTAAAAPITGAPHAVGATPSPPPPTAAAAPIAAARAIPQVRPVAAAHHQLRRALVVGVRQRPILRCGTSLAQRQPPPSKLSTGRRPSRAPVSVP, from the exons ATGGTCCCTGCCGTCGGCGCCACGCCATCGCCACCACCTCCCACAGCTGCCGCGGCCCCCATCACTGGTGCGCCCCATGCCGTCGGCGCCACGCCATCGCCACCACCTCCCACAGCTGCCGCGGCCCCCATCGCTG CGGCGCGAGCAATTCCTCAAGTCCGGCCAGTGGCTGCAGCTCACCATCAACTCCGTCGGGCACTCGTTGTAGGTGTTCGTCAACGGCCAATTCTTCG GTGCGGAACCTCCCTAGCGCAACGGCAGCCTCCTCCATCAAAGTTGAGCACTGGGCGTCGTCCGAGTAGAGCTCCAGTTTCT gtaccatga